The window GCATGCAGTGTCAGTGGTTCCCTGTTCACCGTCTCCACCTTGATGTCCAGCTTGCGCAGGGTGACATCCTTCCGACCTAGGGACAGCAGTGGGCTCAGCATGGATAACATCCCTGTCCACATTTgcagcccccaaccccactcACTTCCTTTCCGGCGCCGGTAGAGGAAGCAGGCGAGTGCCACGAGGAAGCTGATGACAAGGATGCTGGCCCCAATGGTGGCCCCGGCGATGATGCCCACGGGCAGAACCTCTGCACGGGATGAGGAGATGGGTGGTTAGCTGGGGGACAGGGGACAGGAGGTGGACACTGGCAGTGGTGCGGGGACCTTTCTCCTCCAGCTGGATGATGGCAGTGCCTGGCCCGAAGCTGTTCCAGGCGGTGCAGTTGTAGTGGGTCTGGAAGTCAGCCTCCATCACATTGTTGATGGTGAGTGTGGACAACACCCCGCTGCCCATCGTGGTCCTCTCCACTGTGTAGCGCTCCAGCGTCCCTGCCTCCAAAATGTTCTCCTTCCAAGCCCAGGCCTGGCAGGGGGGGCTGCGTCAGTGCCACCCCAGGGGATGTCCCCCATGCCCCGTGTGCCCCTGCAGTGCCACTCACGATGCGGTCCGGTGGCGGCGTGCTGCCAATGAAGCACTCCACTTTGCCACGGTCTCCACGCGCTGCGTACTGCACCACCTCACTGGAGATGATGGGGGGCCCTGTGGGAGGCACAAAGGGGTCTTGCTGAGACCTAGAGGCAGCAAGGAGACACTGGGTGGCGTTAGGCTCCGTACTGCCTGCTCACCATTGACATAGAGAGTGACCTCACGCTCGCCCACGCCGATGCGGGGGACGATGGCTTTGCAGATGTACTGCCCTGCGTCTGCCTGCGTCACCGACTTCAGGTACAGCTGGttgctgttgctcagcacctGAGTGGGGACATGTGGGGGTCACAGGGGCCAGAAGGGGGTATGGCCCCTCTTTGAGCCCCACTGGCTCGGCCCTACCATGTTGGACTCCTTCTTGGTCCAGGTGAGGGTCAGCGGGGGATTGCCGGACCACATGCAGGTCAGCGTCACATCGGAGCCGATGTCGGTGACGGTGGGTTTGGGGGCCACCATGATGCGAGGGGCGACTGGGGGGAGAtagggggtgaggggggggggtgggcaaCATCCAGGGGGGTCGAGGCGGGAGCTGCCTCACTCACAGTGCACGTCCACCAGCGTGCTGACGTTGGTGCTGCCGATGTCGTTGTGCACCTCGCAGGAGACGGGCTCCGTGAAGAAGGTGTAGTCCACCTGCGTGTCGTACCTGTTCTCCTTGGCCTCCTCAATGATCACCCCCCCCTTGGCCCACCTGGGGGAGTAGAATGTGGTCAGGATCCCCCCCAACCTCACCATCACACATGGAGGTCGGGGTGAGCCCCTGCAGACATGCCCTCACCTGTAGCCTTTGATCTCAGGGTTGGCGGTGGCCATGCAGGTGAACACAACCCGCTCACCCTCCTGCACCGTCTGCGGCTGGATGGACAGGGTGACAGTCGGGGGATCTGCAGGAAGGTGGGCGCAGCCACCGTGAGAGCTGAGGAGAGCTCGGCATGGCAGAGGGAGGGAGCAAGGGGAGAATCCCCCAGCCCAACACTGCATGGCACAGTGCGAAGAGAGTGCCCCAAAACTGCCATGTGTGGCTACCCAGCAACCCTGCCCAGACAGGTGCCCAGCATCCCTGTCTGATGTGTGTACCCGCCATTCATGCTAGAACTAGGTGTCCAGCATCCCTGTCTGGCGTGCATACCCATCATCCATGCTAGATCTGGGTGTCCAGCATCCCTTCTCGATGCAGTCACCCAGCATCCCTAATGGATGTAGGCACCCAGAATTCCCAATCATAACTGGGTACCCATTATCCCCGATAGATTCGGGTACCCAGCCTCCCTATAGATGTCAGCACCCAGCATCCCCACACAGCGCTGGCTCAGCCGGGCAGTGCCTTCCCTCAGCCGCCACTGGAGGTCGGTGTTCACCGCGCAGTGCCCGCCCAGCCCCGCCTGCAGCGCGGTGAGCATCCACCAGCTCGGCACCACGGGGCTGGGGTCCCCatggtaccccacaacatcctgaTAACTCCTTGCTCTGCCCCAGTGCCACCCACGTGCCACCCGGCATCATCCCCTTCGCGCCCACGGCAGACTCACGGTGCACGTTGAGCTTGACAAAGGtttccttcccagcagggaTGGCATCGTTGGTGCTGCGGCAGGAGAAGACGCGTCCGATGTCCAGGTCGGTGGGGTTGATGGCCAGCAGGCTGGTGGTCGTCTCCCGCTTGCCGTCAGCCAGCACCTCCTGCCAGTGACAACGGGACAGTCCCCATCAGCTCCGGCTCCGTGTGGGGACGCGGTGGGGCCGAGGGGATGGCAGTACCGTGGTGGTGATGGCTCcgtcctgctgcagcccatcgCGGTACCAGACGATGGTGGCAGCGGGTTTGGCACTGCGTGCCCGGCACGTCAGGTTGTAGGGGGTCCCTGCACGCAGCAGGATCTCGGGGGCTCCGTCAATGGTGGGGTCCTCGGGGGGGACTGCAGAGGGGACAGGGGATGAGATGCAGGCAGGGACATCGGAGACCTTCCCATGGGGTGGGGAGTGCAAACCCTGATTTATTAGGGGAAAAGCGAAGGTGTCAGGAAGGGAACTGGGGAGCTTGGGGGAGGGCGGGCAGGGGGGGATTCGTACTGTGCTTGCAGAGGTGGATGCACTTGAAAGGGCCTGACTGTTTGCAAACAACCATGAGGAGCTGGCTGCAATGATGCAAATAGGAACTGGGTGTCTGGTGGAGCTGTGTGGCTATAGGATGGGCAGCAATGGGAGGAGCAGTGGCTGCGGTGATGGGGACCCCCAGCTAAGACCCCATACCTGGGACCCCCTATCTGGGTACCCCCACCTGAAACCCTTCAGTCCTGCCCCATCTTAGCCTCAGTCTGGAGGAAGGGGATGCAGGGGAACCCCCTGAGCTCAGCAGGGGTGGAGgtggcccccagccccactgtgcCACCTCTTGTGTCAGGGGATCCCTgcatgggggctgtggggtgggcagagTGTGCTGCTCAGTACCCCAGCCACATCTCCTGCTTGCTTGCCTTTTATCACCCTCCTCTCTAATGGGAATTTCAATGCcaggggaagaaagagaaaaaaattaagaaaagcaagaaatccaccccaaaaccccattcaTGCAACATTTCCGCTGCAGCTCCGGCATCttatcttcttcttcttctttttttttttttttttaacaagacaCAAAAGTCAGGGAAATCAAAGTTACTGCACTCGTAGGTCCCGTAACTCAGCCACGGCGTGAATATAGATTAAGGCATTAAAGATAATGGCAGAGCCAGGCTgcgggagggaggggagggagcagcgcagcggcagcagcagcagcagcattcccGCGCCTGCCTGGGGGGttcagaggggggggggggggtggt of the Gallus gallus isolate bGalGal1 chromosome 25, bGalGal1.mat.broiler.GRCg7b, whole genome shotgun sequence genome contains:
- the KIRREL gene encoding kin of IRRE-like protein 1 is translated as MRLLFLCLLTLADCYGQAAQTRFVEEPEDQTVVAGQRIVLSCVVLNYSGIVQWTKDGLALGMGQGLKAWPRYRIVGTADSGQYNLEISDAELSDDAVYECQATEAALRSRRAKLTVLIPPEDPTIDGAPEILLRAGTPYNLTCRARSAKPAATIVWYRDGLQQDGAITTTEVLADGKRETTTSLLAINPTDLDIGRVFSCRSTNDAIPAGKETFVKLNVHHPPTVTLSIQPQTVQEGERVVFTCMATANPEIKGYRWAKGGVIIEEAKENRYDTQVDYTFFTEPVSCEVHNDIGSTNVSTLVDVHFAPRIMVAPKPTVTDIGSDVTLTCMWSGNPPLTLTWTKKESNMVLSNSNQLYLKSVTQADAGQYICKAIVPRIGVGEREVTLYVNGPPIISSEVVQYAARGDRGKVECFIGSTPPPDRIAWAWKENILEAGTLERYTVERTTMGSGVLSTLTINNVMEADFQTHYNCTAWNSFGPGTAIIQLEEKEVLPVGIIAGATIGASILVISFLVALACFLYRRRKGSRKDVTLRKLDIKVETVNREPLTLHADREEDTASVSTATRVMKAIYSSFKDDVDLKQDLRCDTIDTREEYELKDPTNGYYNVRAHEDRPASRTVLYADYRAPGPGRYDARPPSRLSHSSGYAQLNTYSRGPASEYSAEAAAGTGAPPGTAGGETASQLSYENYGGHAAFPASSGYGGYRLGYGQPTSLERAPYDAYDPMGKYASATRFSYTSQHSDYGQRFQQRMQTHV